From a region of the Rhodospirillales bacterium RIFCSPLOWO2_02_FULL_58_16 genome:
- the gabD gene encoding succinate-semialdehyde dehydrogenase (NADP(+)) (catalyzes the formation of succinate from succinate semialdehyde; NADP dependent): MKLNDPGLFKRQCYVNGVWIDADAGGVIDVFNPSDGSKLGTVPRMGASETGRAVAAANDAWPAWRALTAKERSAVLKRWFALIMANQRDLACLMTAEQGKPLAEAVGEIAYGASFVEWFAEEAKRVYGDTIPGHQSDKRIIVVKEPIGVVAAITPWNFPNAMITRKCAPALAAGCPVVVKPASSTPYSALALAELADRAGFPPGVFNVITGSAAAIGAELTANPLVRKLTFTGSTEIGKKLMAQCAATVKKVSLELGGNAPFIVFDDADLDAALNGAMACKYRNTGQTCVSANRLLIHSDIYDKFAGMLVKEVSALKVADGFADGCRQGPLIDMAAVEKVEEHIADALAKGAALLTGGKRHQKGGTFFEPTVLADVTADMMVAREETFGPVAPLFRFTTEAEAVAMANDTEFGLAAYFYARDIGRVWRLAGALEYGIVGINTGIISTEVAPFGGVKESGIGREGSRYGMDDFLEIKYLCMGGLDK; encoded by the coding sequence TCATTGACGTATTCAATCCTTCCGACGGCTCAAAACTGGGAACGGTTCCGAGGATGGGAGCAAGCGAGACGGGGCGCGCCGTGGCGGCGGCGAATGACGCCTGGCCGGCTTGGCGGGCGCTCACCGCCAAGGAGCGCAGCGCCGTTCTTAAAAGGTGGTTCGCGCTGATCATGGCCAATCAGCGCGATCTGGCCTGTCTGATGACGGCGGAGCAGGGCAAGCCGCTGGCCGAAGCCGTCGGCGAGATCGCCTACGGCGCTTCCTTCGTCGAGTGGTTCGCCGAAGAAGCCAAGCGCGTCTACGGCGATACCATCCCCGGGCATCAATCGGACAAGCGCATTATCGTCGTCAAGGAACCTATCGGCGTGGTGGCGGCGATTACGCCATGGAACTTCCCCAACGCCATGATCACCCGCAAGTGCGCGCCGGCCCTGGCGGCGGGATGTCCGGTGGTGGTCAAGCCGGCAAGCTCAACGCCGTACTCGGCCCTGGCCCTGGCCGAGCTTGCCGACCGCGCCGGCTTCCCGCCCGGCGTCTTCAACGTGATTACCGGCTCGGCGGCGGCCATCGGGGCCGAACTGACGGCCAACCCGCTGGTGCGCAAGCTTACCTTCACCGGCTCGACGGAGATCGGCAAAAAGCTGATGGCGCAGTGCGCCGCCACGGTCAAGAAAGTGTCTCTGGAACTGGGCGGCAACGCTCCGTTCATCGTCTTTGACGACGCCGACCTGGACGCCGCCCTGAACGGGGCCATGGCCTGCAAGTACCGCAACACCGGGCAGACCTGCGTCTCCGCCAATCGCCTGCTGATCCACAGCGATATCTATGACAAATTCGCCGGGATGCTGGTCAAGGAAGTCTCCGCCCTCAAGGTGGCGGACGGCTTCGCGGACGGCTGCCGGCAGGGACCGCTGATCGACATGGCGGCGGTGGAGAAAGTGGAAGAACATATCGCCGACGCCCTGGCCAAGGGCGCCGCCCTGCTGACCGGCGGCAAGCGCCATCAAAAGGGCGGAACCTTTTTTGAGCCGACGGTTCTCGCCGACGTCACCGCCGACATGATGGTGGCCCGCGAAGAGACCTTCGGCCCGGTCGCCCCGCTGTTTCGTTTCACCACCGAGGCTGAGGCCGTCGCCATGGCCAACGACACCGAGTTCGGCCTCGCCGCCTATTTCTATGCCCGCGACATCGGACGGGTGTGGCGACTGGCGGGGGCGCTGGAGTACGGCATCGTCGGCATCAACACCGGCATTATCTCCACCGAGGTTGCGCCCTTCGGCGGCGTCAAGGAGTCCGGCATCGGCCGCGAAGGTTCCCGTTACGGCATGGACGACTTCCTGGAAATCAAGTACCTGTGCATGGGC